The genomic interval CCAGGATGGCCGGCGCGGTGGCATCGGGCTCGGAGCGGGGCTGAGACGTGGTCATCGCCATCGCTTCAGTATAGGCGTGCCCGCGCCCGACGGTATCAGGCCCGTGCTGACATGCTGCTGAAATCGTGCGTTGCCGTGTGTCTGCCTCGATGGCGTCGTTGGCGCGGAGCGCCCGGGTTGGGACGGGGCGGCTCGCCGGCCTACACTCTCCACCCGGGCGCGAGCACGTTCCACTCCTGCGCCCTCTGGGAGGAGCTATGCCGCTGGACCCACAGGCTCGTGCCTATCTGGACGCTGGCGCCGTTCTCGGCCTCAAAGCGCCCCGCGACAGCACCCCTGAAGAGGCGCGGGCAGGCGCACTGAAGCGCCGCCACCACTTCGGTATCCCGCCGATCCCCGTCGCGAAGGTCGAAGATCGCGCCGTGCCCGGCCCGGCCGGCGAGATCCCGATCCAGATCTACACCCCCGAGGCTGCCGGACCGCTCCCGGTGCTGGTCTACTACCACGGCGGTGGCTGGGTCTCGGGCTGCATCGAGACGCACGAGAACGCCTGTCGCGCCCTGGCGAACCTGACCCCCTGCGTGGTGGTCTCCGTCGAGTACCGCCGCGCGCCCGAGACGAAGTTCCCCGGGCCGCTGGAGGACTGCTACGCCGCGACCTCCTGGGTCTCGGAGCACGCGTCGGAGATCGGGGCGGACGCGGCGCGACTGGCCGTCGGCGGCGACAGCGCCGGCGGCAACCTGGCGGCCGCCGTGGCCCTGCTGGCCCGCGAGCGCGGCGGCCCGACGGTCGCCTACCAGTTGCTGATCTACCCCGTCACGGACTGCAACTTTGAGACGGTCTCCTATCGGGAGGCCGCCGAAGGGTACGGCCTGACCCAGGACTCCATGCGCTACTTCTGGGAGATGTACACGCCGGACGAGGCCGACGCCGCGAACCCACTGGCCTCGGTGCTGCGGGCCGACCTGTCAGGGCTGCCGCCGGCCCATCTCCTCACCGCCGAGTACGATCCGCTGCGCGACGAGGGCGACGCCTACGCCGCGAAGCTCAAGGCGGCCGGCGTTGAGGTCGACCACGTCACCTATCCGGGCCAGATCCACGGCTTCTTCAACGTCGGCACGATGATGAAGACCGGCGAGGTGGCCGTCGAGCGGGCCGCGAAGGCGATGGCGAAGGCGCTCGCGCCGGCCGGCGTCGCCTGACCGTTCCTGGAGTCCACGAAGCTGCAAGCGCCCCGCCAGAGACGGCGGGGCGCTCGTCTGCCCCGTCCTGGGCCGCGCCGGCCCCGGCGCCGTGCACGGCGAGGGAGCGCGCCAGGACGTGGTACCGTGTGGGGCAGCACCCACGTGGAGCCGATCCACCATGACGCTCACCCTGCGGCCGGCTCACCGGGATGATGCGCACCCGCTCGGACGGATCTGCTACGAGGCGTTCGAGGTCATCGGCCGGGCGCACAACTTCCCGGGCAGCTTCCGGCACGCTGCTGCCGCCGCCGACCTGCTCTTGACGCTCATCGTCCACCCGCGCGTCTACGGCGTGGTGGCCGAGCGCGACGGCGTCATCGTCGGCAGCACCTTCGTGGACGAGCGCTCGACGGTCTACGGCATCGGCCCGGTCACCGTCGATCCGGCCACCCAGAACGACGGCGTTGGCCGAGCGATGGTGCAGCACGTGCTCGACCGCGCTGCCAGCCAGGGCGCGGCCAGCGTGCGGCTGGTGCAGGCGGCCTACCATGCGCGGGCGCTGGCCCTCTACGCCCGCCTCGGATTCCAGGTTCGGGAGGGGCTGGCGGTCATGAACGGCCCGGCCCTCAACCTGGAGCTGCCCGGCCGGGACGTACGCATCGCCACCGAGGACGACGTGCCGGCCTGCAACGCCCTCTGCCGGACCATCCACGGCATCGACCGCGGCGGCGAGCTGCTGGACGCCATCCGTGAGGGCACCGCGCTGGCCGTGGAGACGGACGGACGCGTGACCGGCTACGCTTCGTCGCTGTCGTTCTCGGGCCACGCGGTGGGCGAGACGGCGGACGACATCAAGGCGTTGATCGGGGCCGTGCCGTTCATCCCCAGTCCGGGCATCCTGGTGCCGCTCCGCAGTCCCCTCTTCCAGTGGGCGCTGGCGCGAGGGCTGCGCGTCGGCGTGGTCATGAACCTGATGAGCGTGGGCCTCTACAACGAGCCGTCCGGCTCCTATCTGCCGTCTGTCCTGTACTAAACTGCCAGCAGTTGCTGAAGGGGAAGATGCTTGGCTACTGAGGCGCCACGACCACCGCTCCGCGCCGCCTTGATCGGCTGCGGACACATCTCCAGCCGTCACGTGCCGGCCTGGCAGGCCTCGCCGGACGCCGAGCTGGTTGCCGTCTGCGACCAGGATCGCGCCCGCGCCGAGGCCCGGGCGCGCGAGTTCGGCATCGCGAAGGTCTACGACAGCGTCGAGCAGATGCTGGACACCGAGCCGCTCGACTGCGTAGACATCGCCACCCACGATGTGACCCACACGAGCCTGGTCACGCAGGTTGCGAGCCGTGGGCTGGCCGTGCTCTGCCAGAAGCCGCTCGCCCCGACGCTGGCCGAGGCCCGCGCGATGGTCGAGCTGACGGCCAGGGCGGGCGTCCGCTTCATGGTCATGGAGATGTGGCGGCACCTGAAGCCCGTCCGCGACATGAAGCGCCACCTGGACGCCGGGCTGATTGGCGACGTGTACGCGCTGCGCCTGCTGGCCCCGCCGCGCTTCCTGCGCCGCACCCGCCCCATCGACGATCAGCAGCCGTACCTTGCCGATCTCCCGAAGCTGATGGTCTACGACACCTACATCCACCACATCGACGGCATCCGCTACCTGCTCGGAGACGTGAGCAGCGTCTACGCCCGGATGTCGCACACCAATCCGGCGATTGTGGGCGAAGACCGGCTGTTCCTGATCATGGGGCACGCCAGCGGCGCGACGTCGTCGCTGGATGCCTCGTGGGTCGTGCCGGCCGAGAAGCGGACGAAGCTTGGCCTGGGCGATTTCCTGATCGAGGGAGTAGACGGCGCGCTCCACCTCGATCCGCACGATGCCCAGCTTCGGCACGTCACCTTCGGCGGGACAACGGTGTTGGAACAGTACGAGACGCACCCGGCCGGCGGTGGCGGCCCGATGGGGCAGGCGGCCTTCAACAGCTGCATCGGCGATTTCGCGGCGGGCGTCCGCCACGGCCGGCCGTTTGAGTCGGATGCTGCCGACAACCTCAAGACCCTGGCGATCACCCTCGCTTCCTACGAGAGCGTAGCGCGCGGCACGGCCGTCGCGCCGTCCGACGCCCCCTGATGACGAGGGCCGTGGATCATGGATCGTAGGTCGCGGGGCGCGGAAGCGAACGACCTGACATGCGCTTCAGTTCTCGTCGTAAACACGCAAGCTTCATGTCATGCTGAGCGCAGCGAAGGACCTCACCCGCTGACGCGAGGGTTGACGGTCAGCGGCCGGCAGTCAGCAAGGGTATGTCATCCTGAGGGTATGTCATCCTGAACGAGCGAGCTTGCGAGCGCAGTGAAGGACCTCACCCGCTGACGCGAGAGTTGACGGTCAGCGGGTGAGGTCCTTCGCTGCGCTCAGGATGACAACTGTAACTTGCACGTTTTCACCACGATCCACGATCCACGATCCACGATCCACGATCCACGATCCACGACCCCGGAGTACACCTATGGCAACGCAGCCCCCCTTGCGCGTCGGCCTGATCGGCGCGGGCTTCATCGTCGAGCGACACATCCCGGCCTGGCAGGCGACGCCGGACGCCGAGCTGGTCGCCGTCTGCGACCTCAACCGCGAGCGGGCTGCCGCTCGCGCGGCACAGTACGGCATCCCCGCCGTCTACGACAGCGTCGAGGCGATGCTGGAGGCCGAGAACCTGGACGCCGTCGATATCGCGACGCGGCCGGAGAGCCACAAGGCACTCGCGACGCTGGCGGCTGAGCGCGGCGTCCACGTCCTCTGCCAGAAGCCGCTCGCGGCGACGGTGGGAGAGGCTCGGGAGATCGCCGGCATCTGCGCCCGGGCCGGTGTCCGCTTCATGGTGCTGGAGATGTGGCGGCACGTGCCGGCCTTGAAGGATCTCAAGCGGCAGCTCGACGCTGGCAGCATCGGCGAGGTCCACATGCTGCGGCTGCTCGGGCACCGCCGCCCGATGAACCGCTTTCACCCCGTCAACCCGGACCAGCCGTACTTCGCGGAGATGCCGAAGCTGCTGGTCTACGAGATGATGATTCACTACATCGACGGCATCCGCTTCCTGATGGGCGACGTGGGCAGCGTCTACGCCCGCGTCATGCGTGTCAACCCGATCATCGTGGGGGAGGATCACGCGCTCGTGGTGTTCGGGCACAAGAGCGGCGCGACCTCGTACGTCGATTGCTCGTGGGCCTCCCCCACGGATCGCCAGCCGAAGATGGGCACAGGCGACCTGCTGATTGAGGGACAGGACGGCTCACTGCACCTGGACGTGTACGACGCCGAGCTGCGCCACATCGCCAACGACGGCACGGTGACGGTGCTCGAACGGTATGAGGAGCCGCGAAGTGCCTATCAGGCCGCCTTCAACGGCTGCATCGCCGACTTCGCCGGATCGATCCGCGAAGGGCGGCCGTTCATCTCACCCGGCTCGGACAACATCCGGACGCTGGCAGCGACGCTCGCCGCCTATGAGAGCATCAAGAACAACACGGTCGTCGATCCCGACCTGACGCCCTGAGTACCCACGCCCGTCATCCCGACCGCGGCGAGGAACGAGCGAAGCGGAGGGATCTTCCCGCTTCATCCAACTGCAGTGTGCAGGGGGAAGATCCCTCAGCTCCGTTCGCAAGCTCACTTCGCTCGGGATGACGGTCAGCGGCCAGGGCAATCGCATGTTGATGTCGTCGTGCCGCCGCGTCGGGGCTTGAAAGCCCCGCCTACGATCCTGCAGTCGCTGCGCGACGCCCCGGTCTCACCAGTGCCGGCCGTGCCCGGCGTCCGTCGCGCAGCGACGGTGTGACGGTAGGCGGGGACTTCAGTCCCCGACCGCCCGTTCCATGATGCTTCGGGAACACCAGCGAACATGCAATTGCCCAGGGTCAGCGGCGGAGGCTCACTTCGCTCGGGATGACGGTGAGTAGCGTACGCTCGCTGCGAATAGGATGCCTCCCTCTCCCGCGCACAGGGAGAGGGATGTCGATGCAGTCGATAGTTGCGCCGCGCAGCGGTCGGGGGGTGAGGGCTTTCCCGGAGCCGAGGGGCTGAGGGGCTTCTCCCCGGTGAGCGTCGCCGTTCGTCAGGCCGGCGGGATGTTCTGGTTCAACTGGAAGACGTTCGTCGGGTCGTACTGGCGCTTGACGGCCGCCAGCCGCGCGTAGTTCGGCCCGTACGCCGCCCGAATCCGCGCCGTCCCGTCCTGGCCCGGCTCCAGGTAGTTCACGTACACACCACCTGAGGCGAACGGCTGCATCGCCTGCCAGACATCGCGCGCCCACTGGATGTGCTGCTCAGACTCCGCCACGTCCGTCCAGCGCGAGATGATCAGCAGGTTGTAGTCCCAGTCACGGTGGCTGAACGCCGTCTCCTCGGGGCCGACCCGCCGGTACGCCCCGCCGAACTGCTCCAGCACCACCGCTGAGAGCGGCGACGGCACCGCCGCCACCTGGGCGACGATCGCGTCGATGGCCTCATCCGAGAGCGCTTTGAGGAACTCGGACTTCCAGTAGTTCTGCAGGCCGAACGGGAAGCCCTCGTCGAGGAGGGTCTGCTGCTGCTCGTAGGCCATCGGCCCGACGAGGTCGGCCAGGGGTGCGGAGCCCTCACGCAGCGGCTTCAGGAGCGCCTCACCCTGGGCAGGATCGCCGTTGTAGCAGACGATCAACGCCACCACCTTGGCCCCCTCGGGCGAGGTCATCAGCGCGGCGAACGCGGTCATCGCGTCCGGGGCCGTCGCGTTGAAGTCGCGGTACGCCGTCAGGATCTCCTTCGCCCGCTCGAACGGGTAGACCAGCATGCCGCCGAGGATCGGGCCGACCGGGTACAACTGGTACTCGAACGAGGTCACGATGCCGAAGTTGCCGCCGCCGCCCTTGAGCGCCCAGAACAGATCCGGGTTGCTGTCCTGGCTGGCCGTCACCAGCATGCCGTCCGCCAGCACCACGTCCGCCGAGAGCAGGTTGTCGCAGGCCAGCCCGTAGCCGCGCCCGAGCCAGCCGAAGCCGCCGCCCAGCGTCAGCCCGGCAATGCCCGTCGAAGAGACTGCGCCGCCGGTGGTCGCCAGCCCATGCGTCTGCGTCTCACGGTCGAACTCGCGCCAGGTCAGGCCGGCCTGGGCGCGGACCGTGCGCGCGGCCGGATCGACGCGGATCCCCTTCATCAGGGTCAGGTCGATCATCAGGCCGCCCTCGCAGACGGCGTTCCCCGCGACGTTGTGGCCGCCGCCGCGCACGCTCATCACCAGATCGTGCTGGCGGGCGAAGCGCACTGCCTTGACGACGTCTCCCGTGGCTGTACACCGCGCGATCAACCCGGGCCGCCGGTCGATCATCGCGTTGAAGGTGTGGCGGGCCTCCTCGTAGCCGGCGTCGCCGGCGGCCAGCAGCGGGCCGCCCAGGCTGGCCCGGAACGCCGCAATCGCCCCCTCGTCAATCGATCCGATGCCGCCAGATGTGAGCTGTGCCGTCATGGTCCCTCCCTAACGCCAGCGACGGATCACCGTCAGCACTGCTGGTCCCCGCCGAAACATAGCACCCGCCTGCAACGGCCGGGCTGGAATGTCTCCGCGACGCGCACGCAGGTTGTGTCGCAGTGGAGCGGCCATCCGGATCCCCCGTCCGCGGGAGCTTCCTTCGAGTACGGCCCCGTTTGCACGCACCATGATGCAGCGGCGTGGCGGCGGGCAGGTGTGACCGGCGTAACAGCCAAACTGTTCCGCGAAGGACGACGATCGCCAGGGCCAGACCGCGTTCAGGCCGAGCGTGGCGGCTCCGGCGGCAGTTCGAGCAGGCGGACGTGCAACGGCAGCCCGGTCACGTCGTAGAGCGCCCGGTCGATAGCGGTCCGGAAGCGCCGTGACAGCACCGCTTGCACGTAGGCGGACGGCACGCCCACCGTCAGCCAGCCGCCGCTCTGGTACAGCCCGACAGTGCCCCGGAGGAACGCGCGAAGTTGGCCTCGTTGACCATGCCCCGCAGCTCGCGGAGGGCAGCCGTCCAGAGCGCATGCGCGTGCAGACTGGCCGTCGTTCGTTCGGCGGCCGCGGCCGGTTGGCGGACTGGTTGGCGGGCCGTCGCGCGCTCGCTGGCGGCGGGTGGTTGGCTGGCGCAGGCTTCCCGGCCGGCAGACGCCAGCCCAGCTGCTCGGGCGCGCAGCCAGGCGCCGCCCGGCCGCCGCACCAGCAGCCCGGCCCCGGCCAGTGCAGCCAGCAAGACCCCCGGTTCGCCGCGCCAGCCGGCGGCCTGCGCGATGGCGCGCGGCGAGCAGCCGGTCAGCGTGCCGGACGGCGCGTGCAGGGCGGCCCAGCGTCGGAGGCGCGCCACGTGCGCGGCGGCACGTGTCGGGTCGTTGCTGCCGAGCAGGACGGCGAGCCGCTGCAGCCGACGTGGGCTGTCACGTGCTTCGTCCAGCTCACCCAACACCGCAACGCCCTCCGGCCTGATGATAGCGCCGGAAGGGTACCCGTCGCGCGGGCAAACGCGCGCACCAGCCGGGCAGGGCGATCGCATGTTCGTTGGCGTTTCCTGAATGTGGTACGACGGGCAGTCGGGGCTTGAAAGCCCCGCCTACAGTCGTTCCGTCGCTGCGCGACGGACGCCGGGAACGGCATCGGCAAGCGAGACCGAGGCGTCGCGAAGCGACTGCAGGATGGTAGGCGGGGCTTTCAAGCCCCGACCACGCTGTACGACGCGCTCATCATGCAATCGCCCTGACCAGCCGGGCGTCAGGCAGGGATCAGGCGTTGAAGGTGACGGCCACCAGCGGACTGTTGGCTTCCCAGGCGGGCAGATCGCTGGCCGGCCGGCCGAGCTTCTCCAGCAGCCGCGCGAGCACCGCACGTCGCTCGTCCGGCTCGGTGATCGGGCGGGCAGTGGCCGGCAGGTCTGCCTGAGCGCTCTCCTTCAAATGGAAGGTGAAGCTCGGGTGCGCCACCATGTTGGCGTACCAGTCCCGCTTGCCGGGCAGGCCGGTGATGTACACCTGCCCGTCGAGGACGTGGTACCACATCTCGACGCGGCGGGCCTCGCCGCTGGTGCGCCCTGTCGTCGTGATGTCGATGACCTTGTCATGGGCAATCGCCTGGCGGGTCCGCTCGTCCATGTGGCCCCCTCAGCCGAGCGCGGTCAGCGACTCGAAGGTCGGTGCGGCGGACACGCCCTCAGCTTCGGCGGAGAGCAGCCGCGTCAGGCGTTGCCCAAGCTGCCCGTACCTGGCACGGTAGTCTTCCTGGGACCGCCGAATGATGTCGTGCGCCTCGGCCCGGCCGTACACATGCGTGATCTCGCTCTTGCGCTGCGTCGTGCCGGGGGCGTCCTTGTAGGTCAAGAAGTAGTGGCGCAGGCGCTCGATCGTGCTGATCGGCACGGACTTCAGATCGTTCATGCCACCGAACACCGCGTCCTGCTGCATCACCGCGATGATCTTGTCGTCCGCCTCGTTCCCGTCCAGCATCCGGAAGCCGCCAATCGGAGTGGCATGCAACAGGAAATCACCGTGGGTAAAATGCTTCTCCGTGAGAACACAGATGTCCAGCGGATCGCCATCGCCCACAATATCCGCGCGGCCGGTGCGCTGGCGTGTGCGCTCGCCGACGCGCTCGGCGCACAGCGTCTGGGGGATCAGGCCGTAGAGCGTCGGGCAGACGTTCGAGTACTTCTGCGGCCGATCGACCTTCAGGATGCCGGTCTCTTTGTCAAGCTCATACTTGACAGTATCCGTCGGCACGATCTCAATATAGACATTGACGACTTCGGGGGCGTCAGGCCCAATAGAGATGCCGTGCCATGGATGGGCGCGGAACATCAGGCCGAGGATGTCTCGCACTGTCGCGCCGTCGTGATCCACCAGATTCACCTCATTGTCCGCTGCAAGTGTACGGGACGGTCCAGCGCCCCCACCAGACAATCCCCGGTGGCATACGTCACGAGTAGACTCACCGCTGAAGCATGCTGATCGGCCGGCCGCCGGCGCCGGACTGCGAACGAGAGCAGAGGTCCATGCCCCAGGATTCGCATACGCCGCGGACAGCGGGTGCGCCGCTGCGCCCGCCGCCGCTCCCATCTGCCCTGACCATCCCCGTCGTGCTGGGAAGTGTGCGCGCCCAGCGTCAGAGTGCGCGTCCGGCGCTGTTGCTGGCGGAGCGCCTGGCTGCGCGGGGCTACGCGGCGCCGCTCCTCGATTTGCGGACGCTGGATCTGCCAGTGTTTGGGCAGCGTGGCGACGCGGATCAGCACGCGGGCGTGCTCGAGCTGCAGCGGGTGGCCGCGCAGGCTGATGCGATGGTCTGGCTGACGCCGGAGTACAACCACAGCTTCACCTCGGCGGTGAAGAACGCCGTCGATTTCCTGCACCGCGAGCTTCGGCGGAAGCCCGTGGCCGTCTGTGGCCTGTCTGGCGGAGGGCTGGGCGGTGCGCGGGCCGTGGAGCAGCTCAAACTGGTGCTGATCGAGCTGCACGCCGTCCCGATCCGTGACTCGGTCTACTTCAGCGACGCGCGTGGCCTGTTTGATGCAAATGGACACCTCCTGCAGCCCGCCTATGTCGCACGTATCGACGATATGCTGGCCGAACTGATCTGGTATGCCCAGGTGCTGACCTGGGGGCGAGACGTGCTCCCGCCACCAGCGAGGAGCAAGGGGTAGTTTGAAGAGGGGTATTTCTCCACATCTGCTGCGAGCATGTGGCGCTGACCGATGTATGGCGTCCCCTCAGCCTCCTGCTCGTCGTTCCCTCTCACGCGTTTCGCGGTCGTTTCGCAGCCGAGACGCCGTTCACTGATGGTGCGATGAAGGCACGCTTCCCTGGTAGCCTCCGGACGCGGTTGTTCCTGCTGATCGCGCTGGCCGTCATGCCGGCCCTGGTGGCACTGATCATCGGCGGGCTGGTGCAACGTCGCCAGTTGTCCGAGACGCAGCAGGCGGAGATTGTGCGCCTCGCGCGGATCATGGCTGGCGGCCACGCCCGTGAGATCGCTCAAGCCCGGATTCTGCTGGTCGGCCTTGCTCAGCACCCGACGGTGCTCGCCGCCGAGTCCGACCCGGCCGCCTGCTCCCGCTTTCTCCAGCGGATCATGGACGAGCATGATCGCTACACCAACCTCGCCGTGGCCCGGCTCGACGGGGAATTCGTCTGCAGCGGCCGACCCTTCACGGGATCGGTGAACGTGGCAGACCGCTTCTACTTTCAGCGTGTCGTCCAGACGGGGCAGTTCGCGGTCGGCGATATCGTCACGGGGCGTGTCTCGGGTCGTCCGGGCTTCCAGACCGGCGCCCCGATGTTCGGGCCGAATGGCGGGATCGTCGCCGTCCTGCATGCAGGCATCGACCTCGACTGGCTCGCCAGTTTCGCTGCCGATGCGAGCCTCCCCAGTGGCGCACGCGTGAGCCTCCTCAGCACGGACGGAACGATCCTCGCCCGCGTGCCAGACCCAGAGCGGCTGACCGGGCAGACCGTCCGCGAGGATACGCTGCGCGAGCACCTCGGTCTGCGGCAGGAGGCATCGGGCTTCAGCCAGGGGGCGGATGGCAGCAGCCAGGTGTTCGCGCTGGCGCCGCTCGGCGCGCAAGGCGGGCCAGTTGGCAGCGCTCAGCCAGTCTGGGTCAGCCTGACAGCGCCAGGCGACACCTCTCTGGCGCAGACCGACACGCTCCTCGTCATTCTGGCCGCCGGGATCGCACTCACCCTGGTGGCCATGAACCTGGCCCTCGGGATCGGCGGCGACATCCTGTTTGTGCGGCCACTTCGTGGGCTGACCTGGACGCTGCAGCGGTTGGCCCACGGCGAGCTGGCCGTGCGGACCGGCATGGCCGCGGGGCAGGGCGAGCTGGCCGTGCTGGCCGGCGCAGTCGATGCCCTGGGGGAGATCGGCCAGCAGCGCGATGGTGAGCGTCGTGCTGCCGCTGCGGCCATCGAGGAGCGCGACTGCCGCTACGAGAGTGAGACCCGGCGGATGCTGCTGCTCCACGAGGCGTCCGCGACGCTCGCCGCCAGCTCTGGCGCGCCCGACGCGATCATCGTCCAGATCCTCAGAAGCACCGTCGGGCTGGTCGGTGCTGACAGTGCCTCGCTGTACCGTTGGGACGCCGAGGCCGGGCTGCTTCGTTGCGTCCGCAACTGGAATGTCCCCGCCCTGGATCTGACGCCCGACGTGCGCCCGGGCGAGGGGATCGTCGGCATCGCGTTCAGCCGCATTGAGCCGCTCGTCGTCGACAGCTACCCGACCTGGCCCCATGCGATGCAGACGGGCATCGCCGGTGGGCTGCGGTCTGGCGTGGCGGTGCCCCTGCGGTACGCCGGGCAGACCATTGGCGTCCTCGGCATTCGGACCTACCGTGCGGATACGCCGCCGTTCACGGAGGCGGACGCCCGGCTGCTGGCCCTGTTCGGGGATCAGGTGGCGGCGGCGCTCGAAGCGGCGCAGTTCTACGCTGGCCTCGCCGCGCAGATCGAGCGGCTGCGCGCCCTCTCTCGCCTGAATCAGGTCATCTCCGTCACGCGCGATCGGGCCGAGGTGCTCCGCGAGATCGCCGAAACGGCCGCCCGGCTGTTCGGCGCGGCCGTGGCGGCATTCTGGACGGTCAACGAATCGACGGGCCGCCTGTACCTGAGCGCGTCGTCCGACGAGCGGCTGGTCTTCCGTCTCTCCCGTGAGGGGCTGGCCATCGGGGAAGGGTTGCCGGGCTGGGTGGCGCAGCACCGGAAGCCGCTGGATGTGCCGAGCGTCTTCGCGGAGGATGCGCCGATCAAAGTGCTCCACACCGGCTGGTGGGAGCAGCATGGCTTGAGCAGCGCGTACCTCCACCCGGTAATGCACGACAACAGCTTGCTGGCCGTGCTCGTGTTGAACGGGAGCGCGCCGTTCCGGTTCAGCGTCGAGGACCGCGATCTCCTGGACAGCTTCCTCGTGCAGGCGACGGTGGCGATCCGCAACAGCACGCTGTACGCCTCGGTGGCTGAGGCGAACCTGGCGCTTGAGCAGGCCGTCGTCCGGGCGAACGAGCTGGCCCTGGCCGCTCAGGAGGCTGACCGGGCCAAGAGCGAGTTCCTGGCCACGATGAGCCACGAGATCCGCACACCGATGAACGGCGTGATCGGCATGACCGAGCTGCTGCTCGACACCCCGCTGGACGAGGAGCAGAAGGATCTGGCGACGACGATCCGCGCGAGCGCCGACGCTCTGCTCGGCATCATCAACGACATTCTCGACTTCTCGAAGATCGAGGCCGGGCGGATGGATGTCGAATCCGTCCCCTGCAACGTCCGGCAGGTCGTCGAGGACGTCGCGGACCTGATCGCTGAGTCGGCGCACCGCAAGGGGCTGGAACTGGTCTCGTTTGTGGACCCGCAGATGCCGGAGCGTCTGACTGGCGATCCCGGCCGCATCCGCCAGATCCTGCTGAACCTGGCGGCAAACGCCGTTAAGTTCACGGACTGGGGCGAGGTCGTGCTGTGGTCCGGCATCACCAGCGAAGACGCGGAGAGCGTGACCATTCGCTTTGAGGTACGGGATACCGGTGTCGGCATCGCACCGGAGGCCCGGCCACGGCTGTTCCAGGCGTTCTCGCAGGCCGACAGCTCCACCACGCGCCGCTACGGCGGGACCGGCCTCGGGCTGGCGATCTCGAAGCGGCTCGTCCAGATGATGGACGGCGAGATCGGGTTTGACAGCACGCCGGGCCAGGGCAGCACGTTCTGGTTCACGGTCCGCCTGCCGCGTGCTGTCGGCTCGGCGATCCGCCGGTTCCCGGACATCCTGCATGGGTTGCGGGCGCTGCTGGTGGTGGAGAATCCGACGCACCGCCTCGCGCTCCAACGGCAGTTGACCAGCTGGGGCGTCCTGGTGGAGGAGATCAGCACCGTCTCGCTGGCGCGGGAGCGGCAGCACGAGGCTGTCGCGGCCGGCACGCCGTTCGACGTCGCGCTGCTGGACGAGATCCTGACGGGCGACGGCAGCGGACGCACGTCACCACGCCTGGACGAGATCATGGCAGCGCTTGAGGCGGACACGCCGTGTATTGTCCTGACGACGCGCGGGACTGTCGCCACCGCCCCATC from Chloroflexota bacterium carries:
- a CDS encoding alpha/beta hydrolase produces the protein MPLDPQARAYLDAGAVLGLKAPRDSTPEEARAGALKRRHHFGIPPIPVAKVEDRAVPGPAGEIPIQIYTPEAAGPLPVLVYYHGGGWVSGCIETHENACRALANLTPCVVVSVEYRRAPETKFPGPLEDCYAATSWVSEHASEIGADAARLAVGGDSAGGNLAAAVALLARERGGPTVAYQLLIYPVTDCNFETVSYREAAEGYGLTQDSMRYFWEMYTPDEADAANPLASVLRADLSGLPPAHLLTAEYDPLRDEGDAYAAKLKAAGVEVDHVTYPGQIHGFFNVGTMMKTGEVAVERAAKAMAKALAPAGVA
- a CDS encoding GNAT family N-acetyltransferase; this encodes MTLTLRPAHRDDAHPLGRICYEAFEVIGRAHNFPGSFRHAAAAADLLLTLIVHPRVYGVVAERDGVIVGSTFVDERSTVYGIGPVTVDPATQNDGVGRAMVQHVLDRAASQGAASVRLVQAAYHARALALYARLGFQVREGLAVMNGPALNLELPGRDVRIATEDDVPACNALCRTIHGIDRGGELLDAIREGTALAVETDGRVTGYASSLSFSGHAVGETADDIKALIGAVPFIPSPGILVPLRSPLFQWALARGLRVGVVMNLMSVGLYNEPSGSYLPSVLY
- a CDS encoding Gfo/Idh/MocA family oxidoreductase, with the protein product MATEAPRPPLRAALIGCGHISSRHVPAWQASPDAELVAVCDQDRARAEARAREFGIAKVYDSVEQMLDTEPLDCVDIATHDVTHTSLVTQVASRGLAVLCQKPLAPTLAEARAMVELTARAGVRFMVMEMWRHLKPVRDMKRHLDAGLIGDVYALRLLAPPRFLRRTRPIDDQQPYLADLPKLMVYDTYIHHIDGIRYLLGDVSSVYARMSHTNPAIVGEDRLFLIMGHASGATSSLDASWVVPAEKRTKLGLGDFLIEGVDGALHLDPHDAQLRHVTFGGTTVLEQYETHPAGGGGPMGQAAFNSCIGDFAAGVRHGRPFESDAADNLKTLAITLASYESVARGTAVAPSDAP
- a CDS encoding Gfo/Idh/MocA family oxidoreductase; translation: MATQPPLRVGLIGAGFIVERHIPAWQATPDAELVAVCDLNRERAAARAAQYGIPAVYDSVEAMLEAENLDAVDIATRPESHKALATLAAERGVHVLCQKPLAATVGEAREIAGICARAGVRFMVLEMWRHVPALKDLKRQLDAGSIGEVHMLRLLGHRRPMNRFHPVNPDQPYFAEMPKLLVYEMMIHYIDGIRFLMGDVGSVYARVMRVNPIIVGEDHALVVFGHKSGATSYVDCSWASPTDRQPKMGTGDLLIEGQDGSLHLDVYDAELRHIANDGTVTVLERYEEPRSAYQAAFNGCIADFAGSIREGRPFISPGSDNIRTLAATLAAYESIKNNTVVDPDLTP
- a CDS encoding FAD-binding oxidoreductase — its product is MTAQLTSGGIGSIDEGAIAAFRASLGGPLLAAGDAGYEEARHTFNAMIDRRPGLIARCTATGDVVKAVRFARQHDLVMSVRGGGHNVAGNAVCEGGLMIDLTLMKGIRVDPAARTVRAQAGLTWREFDRETQTHGLATTGGAVSSTGIAGLTLGGGFGWLGRGYGLACDNLLSADVVLADGMLVTASQDSNPDLFWALKGGGGNFGIVTSFEYQLYPVGPILGGMLVYPFERAKEILTAYRDFNATAPDAMTAFAALMTSPEGAKVVALIVCYNGDPAQGEALLKPLREGSAPLADLVGPMAYEQQQTLLDEGFPFGLQNYWKSEFLKALSDEAIDAIVAQVAAVPSPLSAVVLEQFGGAYRRVGPEETAFSHRDWDYNLLIISRWTDVAESEQHIQWARDVWQAMQPFASGGVYVNYLEPGQDGTARIRAAYGPNYARLAAVKRQYDPTNVFQLNQNIPPA
- a CDS encoding nitroreductase family deazaflavin-dependent oxidoreductase, encoding MDERTRQAIAHDKVIDITTTGRTSGEARRVEMWYHVLDGQVYITGLPGKRDWYANMVAHPSFTFHLKESAQADLPATARPITEPDERRAVLARLLEKLGRPASDLPAWEANSPLVAVTFNA
- a CDS encoding inorganic pyrophosphatase, with the translated sequence MFRAHPWHGISIGPDAPEVVNVYIEIVPTDTVKYELDKETGILKVDRPQKYSNVCPTLYGLIPQTLCAERVGERTRQRTGRADIVGDGDPLDICVLTEKHFTHGDFLLHATPIGGFRMLDGNEADDKIIAVMQQDAVFGGMNDLKSVPISTIERLRHYFLTYKDAPGTTQRKSEITHVYGRAEAHDIIRRSQEDYRARYGQLGQRLTRLLSAEAEGVSAAPTFESLTALG
- a CDS encoding NAD(P)H-dependent oxidoreductase, with translation MPQDSHTPRTAGAPLRPPPLPSALTIPVVLGSVRAQRQSARPALLLAERLAARGYAAPLLDLRTLDLPVFGQRGDADQHAGVLELQRVAAQADAMVWLTPEYNHSFTSAVKNAVDFLHRELRRKPVAVCGLSGGGLGGARAVEQLKLVLIELHAVPIRDSVYFSDARGLFDANGHLLQPAYVARIDDMLAELIWYAQVLTWGRDVLPPPARSKG